GGGGTCGACCACCTTGCCACGCAGGTGCTCCACCTCGACGTCCATGGCGCCAATGATTCCAAGTTTCATGTTCTCTCCCCGTCTGCCGCGAAGCGCGCCCCGCGGCCCTCGTTTTTTACTCCCGCGCGCCTGTCGCGTCCGCCAGCCACGGCCTTCCCTGCAGCACGCGCGTGACGCGGTCCTGAGCCGTACCAAACGCCACGTCCGGCCTCACGTGCAGCCACACCGTGCCGCGGGTGCCGTACGCGTCGAAGCCGGAAAACGTCACGCCCACCTCGAACGCGTCGTCCGCAAGCTCGCCCAAGGCCTCCGTCGCCAGGCGCCTGACCTCCTCGCTCACGCTCGTAAGGTCCGCGTCGGGGCGCACCAGCACGTCCACGCCGCAGCAGCCCAGCGACGAGGCCCCCTTGCGCGTGAACGCGGTCTTGTTCAGCACGCTGTTGGGGATGACCTGGTCGTTTCCCAGACGGTCGTGCACGATGGTGCTGCGCCAGTTCACGTCCGTCACGAAGCCCTCGAACCCGCCAACGGACACGTAGTCGCCCGGCTGCACCACCTTGCCCAGCATGAGCCCCAGCCCGCTGAACACGTTCGACACCGTGTCCTGCAGGCCAAATGACAGCACGACGGACGTGACGCCCAAGGCGGCCACGAACGCCGTCGCCTTGATGCCAAACACGGGCTCCAGCACACTCAGCAGCCCAAACGCCCAGATCACGCCGCGGATGATGTTCACGAAGATCGACGCGGACGGTATGGAGGACGCGTCCAGCACGCGCCTGGCCACGCGGGTGACGCCGCGGTCAACCACAAGCGTCACCACGGCAGCCACGGCCAGGTACACGACCTTCCACACAACCGTTGCCCAATCCATCGCAACCTCCCGCTAGCCTATCTTCACGATGGGCGCGAAGCCCTTCATAAGCTTCTTCGTCTTGCCGGTCCTCGTGAAGTACACGGTGATGGTGTCGCCGGAGGCCTCCTTCACGATGCCGGGCCCAAACGTCTTGTGCGACACCTGGTCACCGGGAGCAAACGTCTCCTCCGCCTTCTTGCGGTCGCGCACGGGCGCTGCCGCCGGGCGAGAAGAGCCTGCCCCCATGCCCGCGGACGCACCGCCAATCGGGCGACCCGGCCAGCTGGGGGCCGCGGTGCCGCTCGGACGCGCGCCGCCGGTCGAGCGCGTGTGGCTGCCGAACACGTGGCCCCCGTACACCTCGGAGCCGCGGCCCGATCCGTACGTGCCGTGACGGTCGCCGCGCTTCTCCCATCCCACGCCAGAGAAGCCGGACGACCCCACGCCGATGGCGTTCACGTCCTCGGCCGGGATCTCGTTCAAAAAGCGGCTGCACGGGTTTGTCTGCACGGAGCCAAACATGCGGCGCGTCACGGCGTACGTTAGGTACAGCCGCCTCTCCGCGCGCGTGATGGCCACGTACGCAAGGCGGCGCTCCTCCTCGATGGACTCCGCGTCGCCCTCGTGCGCGCGGTGCGGGAAGATGCCCTCCTCCATGCCGGCCACGAACACCACGGGAAACTCCAGGCCCTTGGCGGAGTGGATCGTCATCATCGTGATGGCGCTCGACTGCCCCGCAAGCGAGTCGAGGTCACTCCTCAGGGCCAGCCACTCCATGAACGCGGGGAGCTTCTCGGCCGCCACCGGCGGAAGTCCGCCCGCGCCCTGCGCCGCTGCCCCCGCCGCCGGCGCAGCGGCTGCGCCGCCGTCGAGC
This sequence is a window from Parafannyhessea umbonata. Protein-coding genes within it:
- a CDS encoding mechanosensitive ion channel family protein → MDWATVVWKVVYLAVAAVVTLVVDRGVTRVARRVLDASSIPSASIFVNIIRGVIWAFGLLSVLEPVFGIKATAFVAALGVTSVVLSFGLQDTVSNVFSGLGLMLGKVVQPGDYVSVGGFEGFVTDVNWRSTIVHDRLGNDQVIPNSVLNKTAFTRKGASSLGCCGVDVLVRPDADLTSVSEEVRRLATEALGELADDAFEVGVTFSGFDAYGTRGTVWLHVRPDVAFGTAQDRVTRVLQGRPWLADATGARE